ACATCAAGAGCAGCGCCCAGGCCGCCACGAAGAACATTACGCTGGGAGAAACCAAGGTCGAGCGCGATCCCGAGACCGGAAAGATTATCCGCGTAATCCAGCCCGATGAACACGAAATGATTGTAGTCGCCGGACGTAAGGTCCGCAAGTCGAACCCGCTTAACGATCCTTTGAACGATTCGTCCGACGACGACATGGAGGATGCTGGGTCGCAGAAGAAGACCCCCGCAAGTGCGATTGTTGAACAGCTCGAACGCCAGGCAGACAAGGAGAGCAGCGCCGTcaaggcaaagaaaccaCGACACATGAGCGAGAGAGAAGTGGAGTGGATTACAAGGCTGATCGAACGCCATGGTGACAACGTCGCAGCTATGGTCCGTGACCGGAAGTTGAACCCCATGCAGCAGACCGAGGGTGATATAAAACGGAGGATCCGCAAATTTAAGGAGAGCCAGCAATGAAGAAATCTGTTTGTTGCATTGTGTCACGGCGAGTTTGGCGTTAGACGGTTGATTTTGGATAAAAGTATGTTTATGCTGGGTTTCGTTCGATCATGACCGAGGTGGTCTGCTGGTTGTCCTGGTGGTCTCAAGTCGTGTCATACCATACAATCGTCATTTATGTGCTGTCTGGCATCAATATCCAATGATAATCTGAACATAAGCGTTTGAATGAAATAAATATGCAAAATACTGAAGCCGTTTTTAGTATAATGCTTAACCCTACTCAAGCTAAATACGCACTGCCGGAGGATCAACTAAGGGAGTTTCCACAGAAGAGAGCATAAACATGCCCTACATGCACACCAGTAGCATATCCCCTACACCCATACTGCCCAACACGTCAACTAGTCAACACGTACCACGAAAAACCAAATCATCACTCCCATCCCTCTTCTACGATACCACCTCATCTCTACCTTTaatcctccatctcaaccTCCTACCACCACAGACCACGACCAACTCCAAAATGTCCACCATACTCCTCATAATCTACCTCTACACAATAaccaccctcctcaacccAGGATGGGCCCAAACCAACCAGTACTCCCCTTCTCACCCCCACCTTAATCAACCCCAAATCACACTGACAATGAAACACCAGAAAAACACCCCAAAACCTCTGCTCAACCCCCGGTACCCACTACTGCCTGCACGGCTCCCTCCAAAGCCCGGAAATGCTCTCCTGTGTCTCACGCACCAAAGCCGAGCTTCGCTCTTGCAATATCGAGTACGTTTCTTGCCAGTCTACATCCAGGCATTTCTGGAGAGGGAAGCACTAATTCATCTACAGATTGGCGCGTATCATCCCCAAGGGCTATGAGGGATGGGCTTTATGTACgtatcttttccttttcatc
This DNA window, taken from Aspergillus flavus chromosome 5, complete sequence, encodes the following:
- a CDS encoding putative 60S ribosomal subunit biogenesis protein Nop16; translated protein: MGNPRQKRKLKSSLPKQKPKRSGILKNGNKKINVLGNAIIAENWDRNLTLTQNYRRLGLSHRLNAPTGGSEKRVTKNGIETVPEDSLHIKSSAQAATKNITLGETKVERDPETGKIIRVIQPDEHEMIVVAGRKVRKSNPLNDPLNDSSDDDMEDAGSQKKTPASAIVEQLERQADKESSAVKAKKPRHMSEREVEWITRLIERHGDNVAAMVRDRKLNPMQQTEGDIKRRIRKFKESQQ